The stretch of DNA ctgggactacaccatgcccagctagttttcgtatttttaatagtgacagggtttcaccatgttggccaggctggtcttgaaccgctgacctcaagtgacccgcctgcctcggtctcccaatgtgctgggattataagtgtaagccactgtacccagtctgtttttgttttctgagacagggtctctgtcacccagaccaaAGTGTTgccatgtgatcttggctcaatgaagcttcgaatgcctgggctcacagggtcctcccacctcagccctgtcAGTAAGTGGAACTATAAgtatgccaccatgcacagccaattaaaaaaaaatggctgggcgcggtggctcacgcctgtaatcccccagcactttgggaggccgaggtgggtggatcacgaggtcaggagatcaagaccatcctggctaacacggtgaaatcccgtctctactaaaaatacaaaaaaattatctgggcgtggtggcgggcgcctgtagtcccagctactttggaggctgaggcagaagaatggcatgaacccgggaggcggagcttgtagtgagtcaagatagcgccactgctctccagcctgagtgacagagcgagactccgtctcaaaaaaaaaaaaaaaaaaaatttggtagagacaggatcgccctgttgcccagattggtctctcaaattcctgagctcaagcgatcctcccatctcaccctcccaaagttcttgggattacaggcgtgggccactgtgcctgccctgctctcttttttgagacagagtcttgctttgttgcccaggctggagtgcagtgttgcagtcTTGACTTACTgtgccctcaaactcctgaggtcaagcgaccctcctgcctcggccttcaaGTAGCTAGCACTGCAGGCATGTATCACTATgctcagctaagttttttatttcatagagatggggccttCCTATGTGAGAGGaggcctagcactttgggagtccaacgGTATGTTGTgttcttgagatggggtctcactctgtcatccaggctggagtgcaatggcataatcttggcttactgaaacctccacctcccgggctccagtgattctcctgcctcagcctcccaagtagctgggattacagatgcgcacctccatgcccacctcggcctcccaagtgctgggattacaagcgtgagccacacgCCCAGCCCccatactgtttttttgtttgtttgtttgtttttcttgagatggattctcactctgtcgcccacgtcCCAcataggaggctgtggcaggagaatcgcttgaacccggctggtggaggttgcagtgagccgagattgcgccactgtactccagtctgggcgatagtCAGAGActcagtcacaaaaaaaaaaaaaaatttgggcctggtatggtggctcacgcctgtaatcccaggactttgggcggctgaggcgggcagaacacctgaggtcaggagtttgagatcagcctggccaacatggcaaaaccccatctctactaaaaatacaaaaattagctggacatggtggcagatgcctgtaatcccagcttctcaggaggctgaggcagaaatgcttgaacctgggaggtggaggttgcaatgagccaagatcgtgccattgcgctccaacctgggcaacagagtgagactccgtctcaaagaaaaaaaattttttttatagagatgggggtcttgctatgtttcccagtttggtctcaaactctgggcccaaaggatcctcccaccatagcctcccaaagtgtcaaattgttgagattacaggcatgagacacagtGCCCGGCCAAGTGTCCTAATTTCTTATTGTCATTGAATTAGAGCTCAcaaatatgacctcattttactttaattacCCCTTTAAACACGCTCTTTCCAAACACAGTCACGTTTTGACatgctgggggttaggacttgaacatatgAATTGGAGGAGACccattcaacccataacagagcATTTCTCCACTCCATGCAAATTCTTTGTAGGACGCAGAAGCCAGCACTGCACCAGCCAGCCAGAATCCCAGAACTGCCCTTGGACAGTGGAGGCTAGAGTGCCCGGGAATGCATGATGGGGGACCCAGCTCTGATCTGGGGGTCTCAGAGCCTGAGGAACTGACTGGCAGAGGTCTGCGGGGTGAATGCGGTGGAATAAGTGACTGGAGGATGGAGGGGGTTCCAGGCATTGGGCACGTGTTGAGGCCTAGAAATGGGAGACCTGGCTTCAAGAAGGCCCgagaggccaggtgccgtggctcacgcctgtaatcccagcgctttgggaggccggggtgggtggatcacgaggtcaagagatggagactatcctggccaacatggtgaaacctcatctctaccaaaaatacaaaaattagctgggtgtggtggcgggtgcctgtagtcccagctactctggaggctgaggcaggagaatcacttaaacatgggaggcgaaggtttcagtgagccaagatcatgccactgtactccagcctggcgacagaggaagactccgtctcaaaaaaaaaaaaaaaaaaaaaaaggcccaagaGGAGGGCAGTGAGAGTAGGCATTCGGGAGGAGGTGTGGTCTCCACCCAAGAGACACCCTCTATCCAACCCTCATCTTGTTGTTGTTACTATTTTGTTATTTGACttaaaagcttatttttctttttcttttgagatggagactcgctcttGCTCTGGCTGTGTTGCAgtggcatctcggctcactgcaacctccaccacatgggttcaagtgagcacatctggctcattttgtatttctttttttttttttttgagactgaggcttgctctatcgcccaggctagagtgcaatggcccaatcttggctcactgcaaccattgtctccctggttcaagtgattctcctgcctcagactcctgagtagctgggattacaggcaccgaccaccccgcccagctaattttttctcttttttttttgagatggaatcttgctttgtctcccaggctgcagtacagtggtgtgatctcggctcactgcaacctccgcctcccgggttcaagaaattcttctgcctcagcctcccaagtagctgggactacaggcatgtgccaccacgcctggctaattttttgtatttttaataaaaaaggggtttccccatgttagccaggatggtctcaatctcctgacgtcgtgatctgcccgccttggcctcccaaagtgctgggattacaggcgtgagccactgtgccccgccttcTTTGACTTTTTGTAGACACCGGGGGGtgggtcttgaagtcctgagctcaagtggtctcctgccttggcctccccaaatgctaggattataagtaAAAGCCACCAGCCACCATGTGCGGCCTGCAaatgttacttctttttttttttttttcctggaatagagcctcgctctgtcacccaggctggagtgcagtggtgcgatctcggctcactgcatcctctgcctcctgggttcaagcaattctcctgcctcagctcccgagtagctgggattataggaacctaccaccacaccctgctaatttttgtatttttagtagagacgaagtttcaccaagttggccaggctggtcttgaactcctgacctcaggttatccacccgcctcagcctcccaaagtgctgggattacaggcatgagccaccgcgcccggcctgcaaatGTTACTTCTAACAACAGCCTTTGAATTTGTGAGAACTCAGTGCTGGGTCCCCGTCCCAGCAGCATGAAGCTCACACGGGAGTTGGAAAGAGTCCAGGGTTCCACACTGGCCTGCTGAAGATCCCGAGTGtcatgtttttgaggtttttttaaagaaacagagttggctgggtgcggtggctcacgcctgtaatcccagcactttgggaggccaaggcgggtggatcacctgaggccaggagttctagaccagcctggccaacatggtaaaaccccatctctactaaaaatacaaaaattagccaggcctggtggcaggcacctgtaatcccagctactccaggggttgaggcaggagaattgcctgaacccgggaggcggaggttgcagtgagccgagattgcgcctttgcactccagcctgggggacaagagtgagacttcgtctcaaaaaaaaaaaaaaaaaaaaggccgggtggctcacacctgtaatcccagcactttgggaggccaaggtgggcggatcacgaggtcaggagatcgagaccatcctggctaacatggtgaaaccccatctctactaaaaacacaaaaaattagccgggcgtggtggtgggcacctgtagtcccagctactcgggagactgaggcaggagaatggcgtgaacctgggaggcggaacttgcagtgagccgagaatagcgccactgcactccagcctgggcgacagagcgagactccgtctcaaaaaaaaaaaaaaaaaaaaaaaggtctcagccaggcacagtggctcatgcctataatcccagcactttgggaggctaaggtggtggatcacgaggtcaggagttaaagaccagcctggccaacatagtgaaaccgctgtctctactaaaaaatacagaaatcagctgggcgtggtggtgagcgcctgtagtcccagatacttggggagctgaggtgggaggatcacttgagcctgggaggttgaggctgcagtaagccgagattgcaccactgcacttaagagcctgaacaacagagtgagaccctgttttaaaaaaaacaaaaacaaggctgggcacggttgctcatgactgttattccagcactttgggaggccaaggcaggtagatcacctgaggtcaggaattcaagaccagcctggccaacatggtgaaaccccgtctctactaaaagtacaaaaattagtcaggcgtagtggcaggcacctgtaatcccagctagtaaggaggctgaggcaggagaatagcttgaacctgggaggcagaggttgcagtaagccgagatcgtgccacactgcactccagcctgggtgacaagagcgagactccgtctcaaaaaacaaaaagaaaaaacctatggTTTtcacatgtttccttttctaaatgaGGTTCTGAgtatgtgggactacaggcacaaaccattgcacctcgctaattttttttgttttttgttttttttggtagagatgaggtcttactatgttgcccaggctgattttgaactcctggcttcaagcagttctcctgcttcagccttccaaagtgctgggatttcaggcgtgagctgTCCTGCCTAATTTTGTCcagcctaacttttttttttttattttggagatgaggtctgGCTATGGTGCCCATGCTGTTcccaatctcctggcctcaagcaatacagtcacctcagcctcccaagtagctgagactagccACGAACTGCCAAACCTTGCATCACACCctcccgtctctctctctcttttttttttttctgagacacagtctccctctgttgcctcaGCTGGAGGGcagatgatggctcactgcaacctccacctcccgactcaagtaatcctcccaccttcagcctcccaagtagctgggactacaggtgtgtgccaccatgcccagctaatttttttaatttttagtagagatggggttttgccctgttgcccaggctggtctggaactcctgacctcaaagaattcatctgcctcagcctcctaaagtgctagaattacaggtgtgagccacagctcctggtACATCACACGCTATCCTCAGGTTCAAGTGCCTCTGCCTGGCATCCAGTGTCTTCCAGGACCAGATCCCATCTCCCATGGTCTATCCCAGGCTTCCTGGTCAGCTCAGAGTTCCCAGAATATGAAATCTCCAGGTCTTTCACTTGGAATGTCCTCCATGGCTTGATTATCTGACTGGAGATCCTTTAAAGACTTGCTTTACTTCCTTGAATGCTTGTTCCTCCTCCTTGTCACAATAACACGGTCTATAACATCAGTAACCTAGTATGTAACATCATCCACCAGAAGCAATCATAATAGACGGTGTCTACATTCATTGAGTGATAATTGTGTGCCACactttctaagcattttatttgaCATCCCTCCCATTGGAGGTGGAGTCTATGATGCCTCTCCTTGAATATGAGCTGGCTTCAGTGACTCACTGTAGTGAATAGAAAGTGAGAGATGTCACACTGTGTGAGTTCCAAGGTTAAGTCATCAGAACTGAAACAGATCCCACCTGGCTTGCTCTCTTGGGATATTTCCCTTAGACTGTAGCTGCCATGTTGAGAGGAAGCCCAAGCCACAGAGAGGCCATGTGCAGATATTCTGGCCAACAGCCCCAGCAGAAGTTCAAGGCAACAGCCAACACCAACTACCAGATATGTGAGCGAGGAAGCCTTCAACGTGATTCCAGCCCCAGCCACTGTGTCTGCAAGTACATGACAGATCTTCAGGAAGAACTGCCAAGCTGAACCGAGTCAAACCCCAGAACCATGAAAgatagtgacttttttttttttttttttgagatggagtctcgctctgtcacccaggctggattgtaatggcgtgatctcggctcactgaaacctctgcttcctgggttcaagcaattatcctgcctcagcctcctgagtagctgggattacaggcatgcaccaccacacccggctaattttctgtatttttagtatagatggagtttcaccatgttggttaggctggtctcgaactcctgacctcgtggtccacctgcctcagcctcctaaagtgctggcttttttttttttttttttttgagacggagtctggctctgttacccaggttggggcgcagtggcatgatctcggctcactgcaacctctgccttatgggttcaagtgattctccagcctcagcctcctgagtagctgggattacaggtgcgcaccaccatgcccagctaattttttatttttagtagagacggtttcaccatgttggccaggctggtcttgaacccctgaccccaggtgatctgcccgcctcagcctcccaacgtgctgggcttacaggcatgagccactgcacccagccgataatgacttttttttctgagatggagtctcactttgtcgcccaggctggagtgcagtagtgtgatctcagctgactaaaacctctgcctcccaggttcacgccattctcctgcctcaacctcccaagtagctgggactacgggtgcctgccacaatgcccgactaattttttgtatttttagtagagacagggtttcaccgtgtcagccaagatggtctcgatatcctggcctcgcgatccgcccgccttggactcccaaagtgctgggcttacaggcatgagccaccacgcccagcctagtgaCCTTTTTTTCATCACTATATTGGAATTGTTTGGTATGCAGTGTTAGATAAGCAGAAAAACTTGCACTAACTCACTGAATTCTCCTTTCTCAATCCTGTGAAAGGAATGCATTtccgttttattttatttattttattgtaatttttctttttgagacaaggtcttaccctgttacccaggctggagtgtagtggtactgTCTCaggtcaccacaacctccacctcctgggtttgagtgattatcctacctcagcctcccaagaaactgggattataggcatgggccaccacagctggctaatttttttttttttttttttttttttttttttttttttgagacagatccttgctctgtcacccaggctggaatgcaatggcatgttctctgctcactgcaacctccacctcccaggttcaagctattcttctgcctcagcctctggagtagctgggattacaggtgcgccccaccatgcctggctaatttttgtattttttagtagagatggggtttctccatgttggtcatgctggtcttgaactcctgatctcgtgatctgcccgccttggcctcccaaagtgctgggattacaggcatgagccatcgcacccggctgcctggctaatttttgtacttttggtagagacggagtttcgccatgttggccaggctggtctcgaactcctggtctcaagtgaatgaaccgcctgccttggcctcccaaagtactgggattacaggcatgagacaccgtgcccggcccacattcccattttaaagatgaagaaactgaggctcaatctGCGCAACGTGTGAAACCGAAGTTACAGCAtaagtaagtggtagagctgggttGTGAACACAGGTGGACGCTACACGGGGTCATTCCCACCAAATTCTGTAGTCTGTACATGTATAATATGGGGTCTTGGGCAGGCATGGTGacttgtgtctgtaatcccagcactttgggaggccgaggcaggtggatcacctgaggtttcgccaacatggcgaaaccccatctctactaaaagtacaaaaattatccagatgtggtggtgtgtgcctgcaatcccagctactctggaggctgaggcacgagaagcacttgaacccaggaggctgaggttgcagtaagccaagattgcaccactacaattcagcctgggagacaaagctagactctgtctcaaaaaacaaaaaacaaaacaaacaaacaaaaaaaacgccaggcgtggtggctcacgcatgtaatcttagtactttgggaggccgaggtgggtggatcccctgaagtcaagagtttgagaccagcctggccaacatggtgaaaccctgtctctactaaaaatacaaaaaattagctgggcttggtggcaggtgcctgtaatcccagctactagggaggctgaggcaggagaatcactggaacccgggaggtggaggttgcagtgagctgagatcctgctattgcactccaacctgggcaacaagaacgaaactccgtctcaaaataaataaataaataaaaagctgggATCTggcttttgcccaggctggagtgcagtggcaggattatagcttactgtagcctcgatGTTCTGGGATCGAGTGAtcttcttacctcagcctctcaagtagttgggagtaCAGCACACACTACCAGGGCCAGCTTGGTATTCTGTGTCTGcatgtcttattattattattttttgagagagaggctctcactgtgtcacccagactagagtacagtggtgtgatcgtggctcactgcagccctgaactgagctcaagtgatcctcctgcctcagcctgctgagcagGTAGGAATACAGGCACGGGTCACTACACTGGGccaattaaaaatattctttttctttttcttttttcttcctttctgtctctcttttttttttttttgtagagacaggttctcactgtatTGCgaagcctggtcttgaactcctgggctcaagcaatccaaccacctcagcctctcaaattgctgggattacaggcatgagcctctgcacctggccttgaaGTGTGTCTTGAGGCCTATACAAGTTAGGCAGCTTCTTGGCAGCCCTGGTGGCACACAGTGGGAAGGAACCCCTCCTGCCCTTGTCAGCCCCTGTTCTGACCCCCTCTCCATTTCCAACAACTGGGTATTCACATTTATGTTGACGGCTCTAGGGCACAGACTATCTATCATTTACACTCTAGTATGAATCAGTCACTACTTCTAGGGTCTGAGGATTAGATGTGAGACATCCGTTACTTTCTGGCAATTCTCCTTCCCACTTATTTCCCCAAGAAGCAGCCACACTCGTCACGTGCTCTAGCTGGCGACTTTATTCAAAGGGGAGAGGGAAAAGTGAGAGAGTTGGGTCATTTCTGGGATAACCTGGAGAGGGGTGGGTCTCTGGAGCTCCAGGGAGGAGGGACAGACACCTCAAAACTATTACAGAAGGCCGAGAGGACGAGGGGTGGGGTTCTGGGTGTCCTGAGGGgcggggctgggggaagggacgCTCCCCTAACTCAGGGCCACGCGTCCGCTAGGGGCCGCTGCCGCTTCCACTGCCACTCCCGCTGCCCACAGCGTCCAGGATGGAGGTGCGAGGGCTGCGGGAACGCCGGGAGGGAGCTTCCCGGGCCCGTCGTCCTGGTCTGGGACGAGGTACCGCGGAGATGGAGATGTTGAAGCAGTGACGGGCTCCAGGAGCAGCCACCGGTAGGGCGTGGCCCAGAGCCGAGCGACAAAGGTCCGTCCCGTCTGCGAAGGTCTAGGAAAAAGTGGAGTTAAGGCCCTAGTGGGCGGAGTCCAGAGACGTGGGGGGCGTGGCCTcgggaagggaaaaaaatgtgtaaattcCTTAGGGATTGGGGTCAGAGCCGGAGCGTGCGGCCTGGGAGTCTATGTGCGGGACGTGAGTGGGGGCAGGTCCTTGGGGAGGGTGAATGTTCTTACTGGGCCCTAGCGGGATGAATCAGGGTTGGGGCAGTGGGGGGGCGCGCAGAGAGGTCTGTATCAAGGCTGGGGTTTTGTAGAGGGTGACTGGGCTTCTGGGTCCTCCAGGGTAAAATGTGGATGGACCCAGAGCAGGAATGGTTTCTTGGGAAGGGCAAATCTGGACTTAGAGAGCTTTTGGGGTCAAAGGGCACAACCCAGTAGGAGGCTGGGCTAGGGAAGGGTGGGAGCAGGGACCTGGGGAGTGCCAATCCGGTCTCTGGGGTCTAGACACGGTAAGAAAGAACTTGGTgggggccgggggcggtggctcacacctgtaatccccacactttgggaggccgaggcgggcggatcacctgaggtcaggagttcgaaaccagcctggccaacatggtgaaacgctgactctactaaaaatacaaaaattagctgggcgtggtggcatgcgcctgaaatcccagctattcgggaggttgcggcaggagaatcacttgaaccccggaggcggaggttgcatcgagctgagatcgcgccactgcactccagcctgggcgacaagaatgaaactccgtctcagaaaaaaaataataaataaataacttggtGGGGAGGATCTCAGTctcttcccttcaccttctgccccaCGCTCACCTGTCCATAGGTAAGGCAGCTGGGCTCACAGCCCCTTTTTTCTGAGAGTGGGAGCCAAGTCGGGCCACAGGTGATATCATCTTCGCAGTTGACGAACCTGGAGATGGCGAGTGGAGAGGTGGGTAAAGCCTTTGTAGTTACATTCCAGCGGGATTCTGGCTCTTCTAGACTGTGTTCACTATATGCCCCCACCTCGGATCCAGGCCCCGCCTTTTAGAACCACTCCCCTGCTAACCCCATCTCTCCAGATTTCACCCCGCCCCATATTCTATCAGATCTTTCCATACTCTGGGTCACGTCACAACTGGCCTTGTCCCTACAGACCTCAGACCATTAGTTACAGGCCAGTCCCTCATATTTTCACACTCTTtcgttttccttttatttatttttgagacagggtcttgctctgtgactcaagctggagtgcagtggcgtaagcATGGCTTAcggcagctttgacctcccaggctggagcaatccttccacctcagtgtctcaagtacctgggactataggcgcgcaccaTCATGTccgattaattttttttttttttttttttttttttttgagatggagtcctgctctgttacccaggctggagtgcagtggcccaatctctgctccctgcaacctctgcctcccaggttcaaacaattctcctgcctcagcctcccgagtagctgggattacaggcgcccactaccacgcctggctcatttttgtgtttttagtagagatggtgtttcgccacgttggccaagcttgtctcaaactcctgacctcaggggatctgcccaccttggcctcccaaagtgctgggattacaagcgtgagccactacatccgACCCAtgtctaattaatttttaaattttttgttgagactgggtcttgccatgttgcccaggctgatcttgaactcctggcctcaaccaatcctcctgccttgacctctcaaacgactgagattacaggcacccacccttTTACCTTATCTTTTCAATCAAGAGGACTCACTCCTTAAGAAATCTCAgggcctggctgggcatggtggctcacccatgtaatcccagcacttcgagaggccaaggcaggcggaccacctaggtcaggagtttgagaccagcttggccaacacggtgaaacactgtctctactaaaaatacaaaatttagccgggcgtggtggcggaagcatgtaatctcagctactagggatgctgaggcgggagaatcacttgaacccaggaggctgaggttgcagtgagctgagatcgtgtcactgcactccagcctgggcgaaaagagcaaaactccatctcaaaaaaaaaaaaaaaaaggccgggtgcggtggctcacgcctgtaatgccagcactttgggaggccgaggcgggcggatcacgaggtcaggagtttgagaccagcctgaccaacatagtgaaacctcgtctctactaaaaatacaaaaattagccgggcatggtggtgtgcgcctgtaaccacagctactcaggaggctgaggcaggagaatcgcttgaacccgggaagtggaggttgcagtgagccaagattgtgccactgcactccagcctaggtgacacagtgagactccatctcaaaaaaaaaaagaaagaaaagaaaaagaaaaaagaaagaaaagaaaagaaatcgcAGGGCTATGAAAAGCCACATTGCCATATGGCAGGTATCTTAAAAGCTGGGGGCTTCTCATGCCTCGCCCCTATCTACCTGGGCTCTAAACATTAAGCTGCATCTCTTAAACCTTGGCCCTGTTGGAGGCCACTCCCCTTTACACAGAAGGCCAAGCAAACTGCAGGCTCCGCCCTCTTCCCCGCCCAAGTCACAACCCACGCCCCTTGCCCCCGCGTCTCCTACCAGGCCTGGCAGAGCTCCTCGCAGAGCGGCTCTGCCTGGCGTACCCCCAATAGCCGCAGGCGGAAGCGACTGCGAAGGGCACATTGGAGGTGTTCCAGGAAGGATTTGCATCTGGACATTGGGAGAGATAGGGTCGGATGGGTCAGGACCCGAGGGAGTTCCTGGGCAATGGGCAAAGTATGTGAGAAAACGGTGGAGGGTGCTGTACTCACTGAGGGCTCGG from Gorilla gorilla gorilla isolate KB3781 chromosome 20, NHGRI_mGorGor1-v2.1_pri, whole genome shotgun sequence encodes:
- the RTBDN gene encoding retbindin isoform X2, translated to MDEALETQLKTSRGRFSATESLPTLELLSQVDMDCRVHMRPIGLTWVLQLTLAWILLEACGGSRPLQARSQRHHGLAADLGKGKLHLAEMDTTESSGPGNHPERCGVPSPQCKSFLEHLQCALRSRFRLRLLGVRQAEPLCEELCQAWFVNCEDDITCGPTWLPLSEKRGCEPSCLTYGQTFADGTDLCRSALGHALPVAAPGARHCFNISISAVPRPRPGRRAREAPSRRSRSPRTSILDAVGSGSGSGSGSGP
- the RTBDN gene encoding retbindin isoform X4, which encodes MGWQLIWAKASCTWQDLVVPQRWTQQSHRALETIQNAVECRALNANPSWNTSNVPFAVASACGYWGYARQSRSARSSARPGSSTAKMISPVARLGSHSQKKGAVSPAALPMDRLECSGAISARCNLRLRGSSDSPAATSRIAGISGACHHAQLIFVFLVESAFHHVGQAGFELLTSGDPPASASQSVGITGVSHRPRPPPSSFLPCLDPRDRIGTPQVPAPTLP
- the RTBDN gene encoding retbindin isoform X1 translates to MDEALETQLKTSRGRFSATESLPTLELLSQVDMDCRVHMRPIGLTWVLQLTLAWILLEACGGSRPLQARSQRHHGLAADLGKGKLHLAGPCCPSEMDTTESSGPGNHPERCGVPSPQCKSFLEHLQCALRSRFRLRLLGVRQAEPLCEELCQAWFVNCEDDITCGPTWLPLSEKRGCEPSCLTYGQTFADGTDLCRSALGHALPVAAPGARHCFNISISAVPRPRPGRRAREAPSRRSRSPRTSILDAVGSGSGSGSGSGP
- the RTBDN gene encoding retbindin isoform X3, which produces MDCRVHMRPIGLTWVLQLTLAWILLEACGGSRPLQARSQRHHGLAADLGKGKLHLAGPCCPSEMDTTESSGPGNHPERCGVPSPQCKSFLEHLQCALRSRFRLRLLGVRQAEPLCEELCQAWFVNCEDDITCGPTWLPLSEKRGCEPSCLTYGQTFADGTDLCRSALGHALPVAAPGARHCFNISISAVPRPRPGRRAREAPSRRSRSPRTSILDAVGSGSGSGSGSGP